Proteins encoded within one genomic window of Cellulosimicrobium protaetiae:
- a CDS encoding helix-turn-helix domain-containing protein has protein sequence MNAARGPAAAHGPTWTKARLERVMALRFGTGVHGGPDTAAAAEAMGVSRRTVQRWLHARHGRSIAHIPPRRLAELLALLLPSEETRRKEAQQAQYAERAIANLGLPKRMGIKPAWERQRWLEAHLVVVLEVGVGSSKIRQLAVGRASLAKMGEFQRRGRVVDQTTVPTRFHATALTHRVLTDLGPWRFQAGPGQVLQGFTQAWLADAPATHLSSTADALQRAR, from the coding sequence ATGAACGCCGCCCGCGGTCCGGCCGCGGCTCACGGCCCGACCTGGACCAAGGCCCGTCTTGAGCGCGTGATGGCGCTGCGGTTCGGGACCGGCGTGCACGGCGGCCCGGACACGGCCGCAGCGGCCGAGGCGATGGGCGTCAGCCGGCGCACCGTGCAGCGCTGGCTGCACGCCCGCCACGGCCGCTCGATCGCCCACATCCCACCTCGCCGCCTGGCCGAGCTCCTGGCCCTGCTGTTGCCGAGCGAGGAGACCCGGCGCAAGGAGGCCCAGCAGGCCCAGTACGCCGAGCGGGCGATCGCCAACCTCGGCCTGCCCAAGCGGATGGGCATCAAGCCGGCGTGGGAGCGCCAGCGCTGGCTCGAGGCGCACCTAGTCGTCGTGCTCGAGGTCGGCGTCGGGTCGTCGAAGATCCGCCAGCTCGCCGTCGGGCGCGCGAGCCTGGCCAAGATGGGCGAGTTCCAGCGCCGCGGCCGCGTCGTCGACCAGACCACGGTCCCCACCCGCTTCCACGCGACGGCGCTGACGCACCGGGTCCTGACCGACCTGGGGCCGTGGCGGTTCCAGGCCGGGCCCGGGCAGGTCCTGCAGGGGTTCACCCAGGCCTGGCTCGCCGACGCCCCCGCCACGCACCTGTCCAGCACCGCGGACGCGCTCCAGCGCGCCCGGTGA
- a CDS encoding helix-turn-helix domain-containing protein yields MADDLRSKLFSALTGRDADVSGKPGGDLRGMLRAVGGTSARTKSGIDLTAAASKLGVSRRTVERWVKASQTGQGQRPSPAHAKALAKRARQAASTKAGRKAAIAARRQAITSRGARLSITGEQGPHSRDYMRPRTTQLDLDPEHAAAMLDAWENGGEKGFMGWATSHWGQDYLDDWRFGDVDAVEVERPYGGQWR; encoded by the coding sequence ATGGCCGACGACCTGCGCAGCAAGCTCTTCTCCGCCCTGACCGGGCGCGACGCCGACGTCTCCGGGAAGCCCGGCGGTGACCTGCGCGGGATGCTGCGCGCCGTCGGCGGCACCTCAGCGCGCACCAAGTCCGGGATCGACCTCACCGCCGCAGCCAGCAAGCTCGGCGTCTCGCGCCGCACCGTGGAGCGCTGGGTCAAGGCCTCCCAGACCGGGCAGGGCCAGCGCCCCTCGCCGGCGCACGCCAAGGCTCTGGCGAAGCGGGCGCGTCAGGCCGCGAGCACGAAAGCCGGGCGCAAGGCCGCGATCGCTGCTCGCCGCCAGGCGATCACCTCCCGCGGGGCCCGGCTGTCGATCACCGGAGAGCAGGGACCGCACTCGCGGGACTACATGCGTCCGCGCACCACCCAGCTCGACCTGGACCCCGAGCACGCCGCGGCGATGCTCGACGCCTGGGAGAACGGCGGGGAGAAGGGCTTCATGGGCTGGGCGACCAGCCACTGGGGCCAGGACTACCTGGACGACTGGCGCTTCGGCGACGTCGACGCTGTTGAGGTCGAGCGGCCCTACGGCGGGCAGTGGCGATGA